A genome region from Yoonia vestfoldensis includes the following:
- a CDS encoding RlmE family RNA methyltransferase, with protein sequence MAKKPTTKNSSGRGQRDLHVKVKTARGRKLSSTQWLQRQLNDPYVKRAKADGYRGRAAYKILELDDKYRFLVPGARIVDLGCAPGGWLQVAVKRTNALGERTSKAQGYVLGIDLQEVEPIAGAEIYQLDFMADDADVQVRNWLGGNADVVMSDMAASASGHKQTDHNRIIALCEAAAHFAFDVLNEGGTFVAKVLAGGAEGDLQKLLKARFAKVANVKPPASRSDSSEKFVVATGFKGRDSAG encoded by the coding sequence ATGGCGAAAAAACCCACCACCAAGAATTCCTCTGGGCGCGGACAGCGTGACCTGCATGTCAAGGTCAAGACCGCGCGCGGGCGCAAGCTGTCCTCGACCCAATGGTTGCAGCGGCAGTTGAACGACCCCTATGTCAAACGTGCCAAGGCGGACGGATATCGGGGCAGGGCGGCCTATAAGATCTTGGAACTGGACGACAAATACCGCTTTCTGGTGCCCGGCGCGCGGATTGTCGATCTGGGCTGTGCGCCCGGTGGCTGGTTGCAGGTCGCGGTCAAACGCACCAATGCCTTGGGCGAACGCACATCCAAGGCGCAGGGCTATGTGCTGGGGATTGACCTGCAAGAGGTCGAGCCGATCGCGGGGGCCGAGATTTACCAGCTGGATTTCATGGCCGATGATGCCGATGTGCAGGTCCGCAACTGGCTTGGCGGCAATGCCGATGTGGTGATGTCGGATATGGCGGCATCCGCATCGGGGCATAAACAGACCGATCACAACCGGATTATCGCGCTCTGCGAAGCGGCGGCGCATTTCGCATTCGACGTGCTGAACGAGGGCGGCACCTTTGTGGCCAAAGTGCTGGCAGGCGGGGCCGAAGGCGATTTGCAAAAACTGCTCAAGGCGCGTTTCGCCAAGGTCGCCAATGTCAAACCGCCGGCCTCGCGGTCTGACAGTTCGGAAAAATTCGTCGTCGCGACCGGGTTCAAAGGCCGTGACAGCGCCGGCTGA
- a CDS encoding methyltetrahydrofolate cobalamin methyltransferase translates to MTRTIVESKTKTAIIGFDQPFCVIGERINPTGRKILAEELERGDFSRVEADAIAQVAAGATVLDINSGAVFSNKMAEDPRYADNNFVEPPLMTELIRRVQAVVDVPLCIDSSVPGALENGLAAAEGRPLLNSVTGEEERMELVLPLVKKYNVPVVAISNDDSGISEDPDVRFAVAKKIVERAADYGIPAHDIVVDPLVMPVGAMGSAGLQVFTLVRRLREELGVNTTCGASNISFGLPNRHGINNAFLPMAMTAGMTSAIMNPVALPIGPLKIAEKRAEVLAAGIFLPEDMDDETFVTLFGLGSTLPRAGKEMEAIRAANFLMDQDPSGAEWIKFNRAPVKDGEGRARTGRRRK, encoded by the coding sequence ATGACCCGCACTATCGTCGAATCCAAGACCAAGACCGCCATCATCGGCTTTGACCAGCCGTTCTGCGTGATTGGCGAAAGGATCAACCCCACGGGCCGCAAGATCCTGGCCGAGGAACTGGAACGCGGCGATTTTTCCCGCGTCGAGGCCGATGCCATCGCCCAGGTCGCCGCCGGTGCCACGGTGCTGGATATCAATTCGGGCGCTGTCTTTTCCAACAAGATGGCCGAAGACCCGCGCTATGCCGACAATAATTTCGTCGAACCGCCCCTGATGACCGAGCTGATCCGCCGCGTGCAGGCGGTGGTTGATGTGCCGCTCTGCATCGATTCATCCGTGCCGGGCGCTTTGGAAAACGGGCTGGCCGCTGCCGAAGGCCGCCCGCTGCTCAATTCCGTCACCGGCGAGGAAGAGCGGATGGAACTCGTCCTGCCGCTGGTCAAGAAATACAATGTGCCTGTCGTGGCGATTTCCAACGACGACAGCGGCATTTCCGAAGATCCCGACGTCCGCTTTGCCGTGGCCAAAAAGATCGTCGAACGCGCCGCCGATTACGGCATTCCCGCGCATGATATCGTGGTTGATCCGCTGGTGATGCCGGTCGGCGCCATGGGCAGTGCCGGATTGCAGGTCTTTACGCTGGTGCGCCGCCTACGCGAGGAATTGGGCGTCAACACTACCTGTGGTGCCTCGAACATCAGCTTTGGCCTGCCCAACCGGCACGGGATCAACAATGCCTTTTTGCCGATGGCGATGACCGCCGGCATGACATCGGCGATCATGAACCCCGTCGCCCTGCCCATCGGCCCGCTGAAAATCGCCGAGAAACGTGCCGAAGTGCTGGCGGCGGGGATTTTCCTGCCCGAGGATATGGATGATGAAACCTTCGTGACCCTGTTCGGCCTGGGGTCCACCCTGCCCCGCGCGGGCAAGGAGATGGAGGCGATCCGTGCCGCGAATTTCCTGATGGATCAGGACCCTTCGGGCGCGGAATGGATCAAATTCAACCGCGCACCGGTGAAAGACGGCGAAGGCCGGGCCCGGACCGGGCGGCGGCGCAAGTGA
- a CDS encoding ABC transporter ATP-binding protein, with the protein MAELKLTEVAKTYGGTVDVLKNINLDIKTGELIVFVGPSGCGKSTLLRMIAGLEKITGGELQIDGRVVNDVPPAQRGIAMVFQSYALYPHMTVRENMSFALKLAKKSKAEIDAAVTRAAKILQLEDYLDRLPKALSGGQRQRVAIGRSIVRDPKVYLFDEPLSNLDAALRVATRIEIAQLKESMPDSTMIYVTHDQVEAMTLATRIVVLANKGIAQVGTPLELYERPENEFVAQFIGSPAMNLLAGEIVGTGSVTTVKLHGGGMVKSAAPTQDSDMGLQVNVGIRPEDMIETTGDDYAFEGKVNITEALGEVTLLYFDKVGENAAVIGKLPGIHADLRGKSVRMAASPDKVQVFANGQSLYYR; encoded by the coding sequence ATGGCTGAACTGAAACTGACCGAGGTCGCCAAGACCTATGGCGGGACCGTCGATGTTCTCAAAAACATCAACCTCGATATCAAGACGGGCGAATTGATCGTCTTTGTCGGCCCCTCGGGCTGCGGAAAATCGACCTTGCTGCGCATGATCGCGGGGCTGGAAAAGATCACGGGGGGCGAATTGCAAATCGACGGACGCGTGGTGAACGATGTCCCCCCCGCGCAGCGCGGCATTGCGATGGTGTTTCAATCCTATGCGCTTTATCCGCATATGACAGTGCGCGAAAACATGTCCTTCGCGCTGAAGCTGGCCAAGAAATCCAAGGCCGAGATTGACGCCGCCGTGACCCGCGCGGCCAAGATCCTGCAGCTGGAGGATTATCTTGACCGCCTGCCCAAGGCGCTGTCGGGCGGGCAGCGCCAGCGCGTCGCCATCGGGCGGTCCATCGTGCGCGATCCCAAGGTCTATCTGTTTGATGAACCGCTCTCGAACCTGGACGCCGCTTTGCGCGTCGCCACCCGGATCGAGATTGCCCAGCTCAAGGAATCCATGCCCGACAGCACGATGATCTATGTCACCCATGACCAGGTCGAGGCGATGACATTGGCCACCCGTATCGTGGTGCTGGCCAATAAGGGGATCGCCCAGGTCGGCACGCCGCTGGAACTTTATGAACGGCCCGAAAACGAATTCGTGGCGCAATTCATCGGCAGCCCGGCGATGAACCTGCTCGCCGGTGAAATCGTCGGCACCGGGTCTGTGACCACGGTCAAGCTGCATGGCGGCGGCATGGTGAAATCCGCTGCCCCGACGCAGGACAGCGACATGGGCCTGCAAGTCAATGTCGGCATCCGCCCCGAGGATATGATCGAAACGACAGGCGACGATTACGCCTTTGAAGGCAAGGTCAATATCACCGAGGCCTTGGGCGAGGTGACGCTGCTTTATTTCGACAAGGTCGGCGAGAATGCTGCCGTGATCGGCAAATTGCCCGGTATCCATGCCGATCTGCGCGGCAAATCGGTGCGCATGGCCGCCAGCCCCGACAAAGTGCAGGTCTTCGCCAACGGCCAATCGCTCTATTATCGCTAA
- a CDS encoding carbohydrate ABC transporter permease yields MENIAGRTSALNWVVQISVVLLVALWLFPTIGLLVSSFRTSDQISGSGWWGALTASEQNLTLRTANPGDDGAQMLVNGVYTVQGQLFGDGSEAEISAWGTSSLRISEFAPGDTAELSDGETLTVQADGAYVWTSPQELTGRGQRIFVTATTPPEFTLQNYERVLFSGDSTDGMTRAFFNTLTVTIPATIIPIVIAAFAAYALAWMDFPGRALLIAAVVGLLVVPLQLALIPLLRLHLEIGIGKGYLGTWLAHTGFGLPLAIYLLRNYMVGLPRDIIENAKVDGATDFQIFTKIILPLSFPALASFAIFQFLWTWNDLLVAKVFLIDATGETTVMTNQIVELLGTRGGNWEILATAAFVSIAVPLAVFFAMQRYLVRGLLAGSVK; encoded by the coding sequence ATGGAAAATATCGCGGGTCGCACCTCGGCGCTGAACTGGGTTGTGCAGATATCGGTCGTGCTTTTGGTGGCTTTGTGGCTGTTTCCGACAATCGGGCTGCTGGTATCCTCGTTCCGCACGTCGGACCAGATATCAGGGTCCGGCTGGTGGGGGGCGCTGACGGCCAGTGAACAGAACCTGACGCTGCGCACGGCCAACCCCGGCGATGACGGCGCGCAGATGCTGGTGAACGGCGTCTATACCGTGCAAGGTCAGCTTTTCGGGGATGGGTCCGAGGCGGAAATCAGCGCTTGGGGCACGTCCTCGCTGCGGATCAGCGAATTCGCACCCGGTGACACCGCGGAACTCTCGGACGGAGAGACCCTCACTGTGCAGGCCGATGGCGCCTATGTCTGGACCAGCCCGCAGGAACTGACCGGCCGCGGGCAGCGCATTTTCGTGACCGCCACGACGCCGCCCGAATTTACCTTGCAGAATTACGAACGCGTCCTGTTCAGCGGTGACAGCACCGATGGCATGACGCGGGCGTTTTTCAACACGCTGACGGTGACGATCCCGGCGACGATCATTCCCATCGTGATCGCGGCCTTTGCCGCCTATGCGCTGGCCTGGATGGATTTTCCGGGCCGTGCGCTGCTGATCGCGGCCGTGGTCGGCTTGCTGGTCGTGCCGCTGCAATTGGCGCTGATCCCGCTGTTGCGGCTGCATTTGGAAATCGGGATCGGCAAAGGCTATCTGGGCACTTGGCTGGCGCATACCGGGTTCGGGCTGCCGCTGGCGATCTATCTCTTACGCAATTACATGGTCGGCCTGCCGCGTGACATCATCGAGAATGCCAAGGTCGATGGCGCGACGGATTTCCAGATTTTCACGAAAATCATCCTGCCGCTGTCGTTTCCGGCTTTGGCCAGTTTTGCAATCTTCCAGTTTTTATGGACATGGAATGACCTGCTGGTGGCCAAGGTGTTCTTGATCGACGCCACCGGGGAAACCACCGTGATGACCAACCAGATCGTTGAATTGCTGGGCACGCGCGGTGGCAATTGGGAAATTCTGGCGACGGCGGCTTTCGTGTCGATCGCGGTGCCGCTGGCGGTGTTTTTCGCCATGCAACGCTATCTGGTGCGCGGCCTTCTGGCCGGGTCAGTGAAATAA
- a CDS encoding Ppx/GppA phosphatase family protein: MTPKRPKGAGAFPKAVDSPAPKQADPATLYAALDLGTNSCRMLIAQPKGSQFHVVDSFSKSVQLGQGLESTGRLSRASMNRTISAMRICREKLHRHGVKRMRLVATEACRRALNGPHFIAQVRRETGLNLEIIRPEEEARLAVISCAPLVSVTTEQLLVVDIGGGSTELVWIDLSNVPKRERPRAIMRLHAGFKSDPGPFAAAKVVDWISVPLGVATLRDQFGDVEDDAARFALMSWFFEENLEAFAPSAAAQAREGFQIIGTSGTVTTVAASYLGLKRYDRTKVDGLRMTSDQIDAVIRDYLTLGPDGRRADPRIGRDRQALIMSGAAILQTLMRLWPTDRLSVADRGLREGLLYAQMSADGVLEDAPF; encoded by the coding sequence ATGACGCCCAAGCGTCCCAAAGGTGCGGGCGCGTTCCCCAAAGCGGTCGATAGCCCCGCGCCAAAACAAGCCGATCCGGCCACGCTTTATGCGGCGCTGGACCTTGGCACGAATTCCTGCCGGATGCTGATTGCCCAGCCGAAGGGCAGCCAGTTCCATGTCGTGGACAGTTTTTCCAAATCTGTCCAGCTGGGCCAAGGCCTTGAAAGCACGGGGCGATTGTCGCGTGCCTCGATGAACCGCACGATTTCGGCGATGCGTATCTGCCGCGAGAAATTGCACCGCCACGGGGTCAAGCGGATGCGTCTGGTCGCGACCGAGGCATGCCGCCGCGCGCTGAACGGTCCGCATTTCATCGCGCAGGTGCGCCGCGAGACCGGGCTGAACCTCGAAATCATCCGCCCCGAAGAAGAGGCGCGTCTGGCGGTCATTTCCTGCGCGCCGCTGGTCAGCGTGACCACCGAACAATTGCTGGTCGTGGATATTGGCGGCGGATCGACCGAATTGGTCTGGATCGACCTGAGCAATGTGCCCAAGCGTGAACGCCCCCGCGCCATCATGCGCCTGCATGCGGGGTTCAAATCCGACCCCGGCCCCTTTGCCGCCGCCAAGGTGGTGGATTGGATTTCCGTGCCGCTGGGCGTGGCGACGTTGCGCGACCAATTCGGCGATGTCGAGGATGATGCCGCGCGCTTTGCCTTGATGAGCTGGTTTTTCGAGGAAAACCTGGAGGCTTTCGCGCCATCCGCCGCCGCGCAGGCGCGTGAAGGGTTCCAGATCATCGGCACCAGCGGCACGGTGACCACGGTGGCGGCCAGCTATCTGGGGCTGAAACGCTATGACCGCACCAAGGTTGACGGGCTGCGCATGACATCCGACCAGATCGATGCGGTGATCCGCGATTACCTGACGCTGGGCCCGGACGGACGCCGCGCCGATCCGCGGATCGGGCGCGACCGGCAGGCGCTGATCATGTCGGGGGCCGCGATTTTGCAGACTTTGATGCGGTTGTGGCCGACCGACCGGCTGTCGGTGGCGGACCGGGGTTTGCGTGAAGGCCTGCTTTATGCCCAGATGTCCGCCGATGGGGTCTTGGAAGACGCCCCGTTTTAA
- the recA gene encoding recombinase RecA produces MATADLLKMMDKKTADKEKALESALAQIERQFGKGSIMKLGGQNQMPEIEATSTGSLGLDIALGIGGLPKGRVIEIYGPESSGKTTLTLHAIAEEQKKGGICAFVDAEHALDPQYAKKLGVNLDELLISQPDTGEQALEIVDTLVRSGAVSLVVVDSVAALTPKSELEGDMGDSSVGVHARLMSQAMRKLTGSINRSGCMVIFINQIRMKIGVMFGSPETTTGGNALKFYASVRLDIRRIGAIKDRDEVVGNATRVKVVKNKVAPPFKQVEFDIMYGEGISKTGELLDLGVKAGVVEKSGAWFSYGDERIGQGRENSKLFLKENPKIADEIEDKIRAAHGLDFAMGEGDTSADDDLVEI; encoded by the coding sequence ATGGCAACGGCAGATCTTTTGAAAATGATGGACAAGAAAACCGCAGACAAGGAAAAGGCGCTGGAAAGCGCGCTTGCCCAGATCGAACGGCAGTTCGGCAAAGGCTCGATCATGAAACTGGGTGGCCAGAACCAGATGCCCGAGATCGAGGCGACCTCGACCGGGTCTTTGGGTCTGGATATCGCGCTGGGGATCGGTGGCCTGCCCAAAGGCCGCGTGATAGAGATTTACGGCCCGGAATCGTCAGGCAAGACCACGCTGACGCTGCATGCGATCGCGGAAGAGCAGAAAAAAGGCGGGATTTGCGCCTTTGTCGATGCCGAACATGCGCTGGACCCGCAATATGCCAAGAAGCTGGGCGTCAATCTGGATGAATTGCTGATCTCGCAGCCTGATACCGGCGAACAGGCGCTGGAAATCGTCGATACTTTGGTCCGGTCCGGGGCGGTCTCGCTGGTGGTGGTCGATTCGGTCGCGGCGCTGACGCCCAAGTCAGAGCTTGAAGGCGATATGGGCGACAGTTCGGTCGGCGTGCATGCCCGGCTGATGAGCCAGGCGATGCGCAAATTGACCGGATCGATCAACCGCTCTGGCTGTATGGTGATTTTCATCAACCAGATCCGCATGAAGATCGGCGTCATGTTCGGCAGCCCCGAGACGACGACAGGTGGTAATGCGCTGAAATTCTATGCCTCGGTCCGGTTGGATATTCGCCGCATTGGCGCGATCAAGGACCGTGACGAGGTGGTGGGCAATGCGACCCGCGTCAAAGTGGTCAAGAACAAGGTGGCGCCGCCTTTCAAACAGGTGGAATTCGACATCATGTATGGCGAGGGCATTTCCAAGACCGGCGAATTACTGGATCTTGGCGTCAAGGCCGGTGTGGTCGAAAAATCCGGTGCCTGGTTCAGCTATGGCGATGAACGGATCGGGCAGGGGCGCGAGAATTCGAAATTGTTCCTCAAGGAAAATCCCAAGATCGCCGATGAGATCGAGGATAAGATCCGCGCGGCCCATGGGCTCGACTTCGCCATGGGCGAGGGTGACACCAGCGCCGATGACGATCTGGTCGAAATCTAG
- a CDS encoding alpha-glucosidase, whose product MAVNKDWWRGAVIYQIYPRSYQDSNGDGIGDLLGIVQRLPYIASLGVDAIWISPFFTSPMKDFGYDVSDYCDVDPMFGSLADFDAVVETAHRLGIRVMIDLVLSHTSDQHPWFTESRADRSNDKSDWYVWADPKPDGTPPNNWLSIFGGSAWHWDARREQYYLHNFLVSQPDLNFHSPAVQDALLDVAQFWLNRGCDGFRLDTINFYMHDAELRDNPPLPKEKRNANIAPSVNPYNHQDHIHDKNHPDNVKFLARLRALMEPYGAAAVGEVGDAQRGLEIMGQYTAGNDLMQMCYAFEFLAKDKPTAARIVDVMRQVDEVAGDGWACWAFSNHDVVRHATRWELPPGGQRMFVTLLMALRGSACIYQGEELGLHEADVAFEDLQDPYGVEFWPEFKGRDGCRTPMVWDRDNHHGGFSNVRPWLPVPSEHLGLSVAAQEDEPGALLHHYRRAIAFRHSHPALSVGSHDKMQAQDDVIYFTRTAGDQTILCAFNVSETPSDFDPPAGDWIPIGAELGSAHISADGKLHFGPWQVCFALKR is encoded by the coding sequence ATGGCGGTGAACAAGGATTGGTGGCGCGGGGCGGTGATCTATCAGATCTATCCGCGCAGTTACCAAGACAGCAATGGCGACGGCATCGGCGACCTTTTGGGGATCGTGCAGCGGCTGCCCTATATCGCCTCGCTGGGGGTGGATGCGATCTGGATATCGCCTTTCTTCACCTCGCCGATGAAGGATTTCGGCTATGACGTCAGCGATTATTGTGACGTCGATCCGATGTTCGGCAGCCTCGCCGATTTCGATGCGGTGGTGGAAACCGCGCATAGGCTTGGGATCCGCGTGATGATCGATCTGGTGCTCAGCCATACCAGCGACCAGCATCCCTGGTTCACCGAAAGCCGCGCCGACCGGAGCAATGACAAATCCGATTGGTATGTCTGGGCCGATCCCAAGCCCGATGGCACGCCCCCCAACAATTGGCTGTCGATCTTCGGCGGCTCTGCCTGGCATTGGGATGCGCGGCGCGAACAATATTACCTGCATAACTTTCTGGTCTCGCAGCCCGATCTGAACTTTCACAGCCCCGCGGTGCAGGATGCGCTGTTGGATGTGGCGCAGTTCTGGCTGAACCGTGGCTGTGACGGGTTCCGGCTGGATACGATCAATTTCTACATGCATGACGCGGAATTGCGCGACAACCCGCCCCTGCCCAAGGAAAAGCGCAACGCCAATATCGCGCCCTCGGTGAACCCTTATAATCATCAGGACCATATCCACGACAAGAACCACCCCGATAACGTCAAATTCCTGGCGCGGCTGCGCGCGTTGATGGAACCTTATGGCGCCGCCGCCGTGGGCGAGGTGGGCGATGCCCAACGCGGGCTGGAAATCATGGGCCAATATACCGCCGGCAATGATCTGATGCAGATGTGCTATGCCTTTGAATTTCTGGCCAAGGACAAACCGACCGCCGCGCGCATCGTCGATGTGATGCGCCAGGTCGATGAGGTCGCGGGCGATGGCTGGGCCTGCTGGGCCTTTTCCAACCATGATGTCGTGCGCCATGCCACGCGCTGGGAATTGCCCCCCGGCGGGCAGCGCATGTTCGTCACGCTGCTGATGGCTTTGCGCGGCTCGGCCTGTATCTATCAGGGCGAGGAACTGGGCCTGCACGAAGCCGATGTCGCCTTTGAGGATCTGCAAGACCCTTATGGCGTCGAATTCTGGCCCGAATTCAAAGGCCGCGACGGCTGTCGCACGCCGATGGTCTGGGACCGCGACAACCACCATGGCGGGTTCAGCAATGTGCGGCCCTGGCTGCCGGTGCCATCCGAGCATCTGGGCCTTTCTGTCGCCGCGCAAGAGGATGAACCCGGCGCGCTGTTGCATCATTACCGCCGCGCCATCGCCTTTCGGCACAGCCATCCCGCGCTGAGCGTGGGATCGCATGACAAGATGCAGGCGCAGGACGACGTGATCTATTTCACCCGCACTGCGGGCGATCAGACCATCCTTTGCGCGTTCAATGTCAGCGAGACTCCGTCCGATTTCGACCCGCCCGCCGGGGATTGGATACCGATCGGGGCCGAATTGGGCAGCGCGCATATCTCGGCAGACGGCAAATTGCATTTTGGCCCGTGGCAGGTCTGCTTCGCGCTCAAAAGGTAA
- a CDS encoding virulence factor, whose amino-acid sequence MPDVTIVYWRDMPAQVIVGRGRRGTKLPLPERFEQAIDRAAMKSGAAESDDYMAGFRKAEPYVADGTDTQAAEAAVARIVADYDQDRIKALIANDGWA is encoded by the coding sequence ATGCCTGACGTCACCATCGTCTATTGGCGCGACATGCCCGCGCAGGTCATCGTCGGGCGCGGACGGCGCGGCACCAAGCTGCCCTTGCCCGAAAGGTTCGAACAGGCCATCGACCGCGCCGCGATGAAATCGGGGGCTGCGGAATCGGATGATTACATGGCGGGGTTCCGCAAGGCAGAGCCCTATGTCGCGGATGGCACCGATACACAAGCCGCCGAAGCCGCCGTCGCCCGGATCGTTGCCGATTACGATCAGGACCGGATCAAAGCGTTGATTGCAAATGACGGTTGGGCCTGA
- a CDS encoding 5,10-methylenetetrahydrofolate reductase — protein sequence MSLLPFFKTKEPQASAVNPAIEALLRDYSIEVMPRTAEKVENFRDLLPQGTRVYIAHIEGTPIADMVATARRLAMDGYKVMPHFPARIIKDRATLADWIARYQGEAGVDQALLLAGGVAQPHGDFESSMQLMESGLFGDFKRLHVAGHPEGNRDIDHDGSDTNVMAALRWKQKFSETSDAQMALATQFAFEAGPIIAWADALRDAGITIPVHIGIAGPAKLQTLIKFAIACGVGPSLKVLQKRAMDVTKLLLPYEPTEVVAQLAAHKAANPDFNITHVHFFPLGGIKTNAQWAIDNGGASALPASQR from the coding sequence ATGTCGCTCTTGCCGTTTTTCAAAACCAAAGAGCCGCAGGCCTCTGCGGTCAATCCCGCCATCGAAGCCTTGCTGCGCGATTATTCCATCGAGGTAATGCCCCGCACCGCCGAGAAGGTCGAGAATTTCCGCGACCTGCTGCCACAAGGCACCCGCGTCTATATCGCCCATATCGAGGGCACGCCCATTGCCGATATGGTCGCCACCGCCCGCAGGCTGGCCATGGATGGCTATAAGGTCATGCCGCATTTCCCCGCACGCATCATCAAGGATCGCGCCACGCTGGCGGATTGGATCGCGCGTTATCAGGGCGAGGCGGGTGTCGATCAGGCGCTGTTGCTGGCCGGTGGCGTGGCGCAGCCGCATGGTGATTTCGAAAGTTCGATGCAGCTGATGGAAAGCGGATTATTCGGTGATTTCAAACGGCTGCATGTCGCAGGCCATCCCGAGGGCAACCGCGACATCGACCATGACGGCAGTGATACCAATGTCATGGCCGCATTGCGCTGGAAACAAAAGTTCAGCGAAACCAGCGATGCGCAGATGGCGCTGGCCACGCAATTCGCCTTTGAGGCGGGGCCGATCATCGCCTGGGCCGATGCGTTGCGCGACGCGGGCATCACGATCCCGGTCCATATCGGCATTGCGGGGCCTGCGAAATTGCAGACGCTGATCAAATTCGCCATCGCCTGCGGCGTCGGCCCCTCTCTCAAAGTGCTGCAAAAGCGGGCGATGGATGTCACCAAGCTGCTGCTGCCCTATGAGCCGACCGAGGTCGTGGCACAGCTGGCCGCGCATAAAGCCGCCAATCCCGATTTCAACATCACCCATGTGCATTTCTTCCCGCTGGGCGGGATCAAGACCAATGCGCAATGGGCCATCGACAATGGCGGGGCCTCTGCCCTGCCCGCTTCGCAACGCTAA
- a CDS encoding HpcH/HpaI aldolase family protein, with translation MQTPENKLKTALAAGQVQYGIWLSTGSAQLAEMAGLAGFDWCLIDAEHGPNAPTGLIAQLQALAATGASAIVRIASAEVWMVKQVLDQGCQTVLVPMVDDAATAALMARAMRYPSEGIRGMGASSARASGYGSIPDYARTANAQVCLLVQAESRAALNDIDAIAATPGVDGVFVGPADLSADMGYPGQPDHPEVLAAIDHIIARTLAAGKIAGIITFDETRTSDYIDKGVTFMGVSSDVTLLNKALRGLVGRLKPPSSE, from the coding sequence ATGCAAACCCCCGAAAACAAGTTGAAAACCGCCCTTGCCGCGGGGCAGGTGCAATATGGCATCTGGCTGTCCACCGGATCGGCGCAGCTGGCGGAAATGGCCGGGCTTGCAGGCTTTGACTGGTGCCTGATCGACGCCGAACATGGCCCGAACGCGCCCACCGGGCTGATCGCGCAATTGCAGGCGCTGGCCGCGACCGGGGCCTCGGCCATTGTGCGCATCGCCAGCGCCGAGGTCTGGATGGTCAAACAGGTGCTCGACCAAGGCTGCCAGACCGTGCTGGTGCCGATGGTCGATGATGCGGCGACAGCGGCGCTGATGGCGCGCGCCATGCGCTATCCGTCCGAGGGTATCCGCGGCATGGGGGCATCATCGGCGCGCGCCTCTGGCTATGGCAGCATCCCCGATTACGCGCGCACCGCCAATGCGCAGGTCTGCCTGCTGGTGCAGGCCGAAAGCCGCGCCGCCCTGAATGATATCGACGCCATCGCCGCCACCCCCGGCGTTGACGGAGTCTTCGTCGGCCCCGCCGATCTGTCCGCCGATATGGGCTATCCGGGCCAGCCCGACCACCCAGAGGTTCTGGCCGCCATCGACCATATCATCGCGCGCACGCTGGCCGCGGGCAAGATCGCGGGCATCATCACTTTCGATGAAACCCGCACATCCGATTATATCGACAAAGGCGTGACCTTCATGGGCGTCAGCAGCGATGTCACGCTACTGAACAAAGCCCTGCGCGGTCTCGTAGGACGGCTCAAGCCCCCATCTTCAGAGTAA
- a CDS encoding gamma-glutamyl kinase — translation MLVFWAENLVLLAVPKTGSTALEGALAPRASMVLRDPPHLKHAPCYRYKRFLRPFFVQAGGKTPELMAIVRHPVDWLGSWYRYRHRDDLLGHENSTRGISFDDFVVEYCKGDPAPFAAVGSQDKFLRINDGEIGVQHLFKYEAWDQVTAFLETRLAVTLALKQINVSPRMDLTLSDDVRAHLHDKRAAEFAIWQAGQG, via the coding sequence ATGCTGGTTTTCTGGGCCGAAAACCTTGTTCTGCTGGCGGTGCCGAAAACCGGCTCGACCGCGCTCGAAGGCGCGCTGGCGCCGCGTGCCTCGATGGTGCTGCGCGATCCGCCGCATCTCAAACATGCGCCTTGCTATCGCTACAAACGATTCCTGCGGCCGTTTTTCGTGCAGGCGGGCGGAAAAACACCCGAATTGATGGCCATCGTGCGCCACCCCGTGGATTGGCTGGGCAGCTGGTATCGCTACCGGCACCGCGACGATCTGCTGGGCCATGAAAACAGCACGCGCGGCATCAGTTTCGACGATTTCGTGGTGGAATATTGCAAAGGCGACCCCGCGCCCTTTGCCGCTGTCGGATCGCAAGACAAATTCCTGCGGATCAATGACGGCGAGATCGGCGTGCAACATCTGTTCAAATACGAGGCTTGGGACCAGGTCACAGCCTTCCTTGAAACCCGGCTGGCGGTGACGCTCGCGCTCAAACAGATCAATGTCTCGCCCCGGATGGATCTGACCTTGTCGGATGACGTGCGCGCCCATCTGCACGACAAACGCGCCGCCGAATTCGCGATCTGGCAAGCAGGGCAAGGCTGA